The genomic segment TTCACACAGGTGTTTCACAGAATGTATTTTGTTTTGAACTATTTCTTTATCTGCAAGTTCATATATATAAAACTTTGACATAAAGAAACCAACTACTGTTTCCATATCTATCCACACAGTAGGTATAACATTAAAAAGCGGTCTGATCACTGTTGTGAAATAACAGGTGTTAAAACTACTTTCAATGCGAGGTTTCAATATTTGGCATTTTGAGAACCATGTTACAAAAAGTCAATTTTGCATGGTGTAGTCTCGTCCAGTGAAAGCCTGGTGGAACTTGAAGGACACACCCTGAATGCTACGCAACGTGTTCTTCGAGGACCTGCTCCAAGGCCCTGCTTCCGTTCTTCAAAATGCCCTCTATGGCTGCAGCGTCCATTACTGGGTGCTTGGCGCTGCATTTGTGGGGGTGCTCGTCCCCTGTTTCGAGGAAGGCCACCCTCTTTCCACCGGTGACCCTTCTGTCTGCGAGCTCCGCCTCTCTGGGGTCTGCACAGAGGAGCATGGCTCTCCCGCCGCACCCACCAACGCCCCCGGCCTTTCCACCATGGCAACGGCAGGGAGTGAGGTACAGGTAGAGGAGCACCAGGACGATGCTGACCACACAGGATGCCAGCGTGGTAAATGCCGTGTTAAAATGCTCCCTGCCGCTGCTACGTTCCTCCCCGCTCTTGCCCAGTCCGCTGGGGTTACCTACAGAGACGGTGATCTCCAAAGTCTCGTTGGAGCTCCGGTGTCGCCCGCGGACTGCCACGCATGAGTAAGTCCCTGAATCCTCCCGGAGAGCCCCTCGGATCTCCAGGGTACCGTTGGTGAGGACCGTGAGGCGGCTGCTCTGACCGTCTGTTACGCCCAGTGCCGGGGATCCATCGCCCGGGGTCACCCAGAACACCATCAACCCTTCCCGGAGGGGGAGAGAAACGCCAGGGCACGGCACCATGAGCCAATCGCCAGGCTCTGCCTGGTAAGACACTTCTACAGTTCCATGGAACCCACCCTGAGGGCTAGCAGAACAATTCAGCCACTCCTCCTGACCCAGGCTGCATGGATAATCCTCCCTGAAGTCTAGTAGGGGACGGTACTGCCTCCTCTCCCAGTACTCCAGCATGGCGCGCAGGGCACAGTCACACACCAACGGGTTCCCCTGCAAATAGATGCCACCCTGCTGCCAGGTGGCCAGAGAGAGTAGGCTCTGCACGGGCACCTGCCTCACCATGTTCATCGACAAATCCAGGAAACGCAGACATGGCAGAGCCCCATCTCGCTGGTAGAGCTCCAGGGGGAAGGCAGTCAGTCTGTTCCCGCCCAGATACAGCCTTTCCAGGCTGCTCAGCCCCTGGAAGGCTCCCGCCATGGTCTGACTGATGCGGTTTCCAAACAGAAGCAGCACTTCCAGTTCCCCGAGCCCATGGAAGGCAGATGCGTTGAGCCGAGACAGCCCATTGGACGAGAGGTCCAGGTGGCGAAGGTGAGGGGTGGGGGCGAAGGTGTCCGGTGCCAGATGGGTAATGGCGTTTTGACTGAGGACCAGCGTGGTCAGCCTGTCCAGACACTGGTCTGGCCAATCCAAAAGCAGAGCAGATAGGACATTGTGACTGAGGTCCAATCGGGTGACATAGCCAGGGAGGTTAGGGGGAATGGTTGACAGATTGAGACCACTGCAGGAGACAATGTCGCTGGCACACAGGCAGGGTGGTGGGCAGGCGGCCGTGAACGTCATACGGGACAGACACATGGACAGGAGGAATGCCAAGGTAACCCTAAAGCCATGTAAGTGCCCGTCAATAGACACACACAGTGGTTGTGGCACAACGGGACACATTCTACTGTTTGATGGCTGAGTCTCAGCTTGTTGGTGAAGAAGTTGCAAACATCTTATGAGCCACTCTTAAGCGTCCCATTCAAAAAGAGCTGCGAGAGCGAGAGacgcacagagagggagagatgggtattAGCATCCGATAATGTCATATGACAGTGATGAACTTGTTTTCTCTGCAAAATAACCTTAATGCTAGAGTCCTTAATTAAAACAATAAAAAGTGGCCATcccacctctgttttggtaaaaaactgagggatggagatggagaaatgtaaccactctcaaatcatagacagagctgtggatgTAAGGACTCCATTATATCagaattatagttttaaccacgTTTTGAGGCTTTACAGTttgtttacattgtttacaaacattggagtaaaatatGCTTAcatttgggttctgatggggttatacagttgaactaaactcatgagGGATTAGCTATTACATTTGATAACCATCTGGTTTATGCTCGTTTAGAAGGCAATTTGTACTAGTGAAACTGTTATTTTACCAGCTGAAAATGAGGCTATAAGGGAATAGATTGAATATCATAGAAAATAATCCCAGAGAGCTGCACAACAAAAGGAAAGGTCCAAGCAATAGAAAGTTTAACATAACCACTTACATTTCCAAACGATGAAGAGCCTCACAATAATGCGACATCGTTTCTTCGTATTGTGACCAAAACCAATGAACGTATTTCGCTCTCTGAAACTGTTTTCATCTCATACAAGATGCCTAGGCTATATTCCGTTATAAGAAAAAAAAATGGAACCAATACTTCATACAATAAAATACACTTTCTAGTGTATTGTCATCTCTAAGCAGACTCCAAAAGCGTCCAAATGAAAGCAGGGCTTGCGGTTGCTCACAAAATAAACATGGCACATCGATAGTAGGCTAAGGCTATTAAACCAATTAGGCGACTTGTTTCCTCGCGTCCCCGACAAATTAAACCGTTGCTTGGATGCCACGGTGTGTCTGGGTAGGTTACGTTATTGCGCAGCATCAGTTTATATATATACAACGTGTGTAAACACAGAACTAGCAAATAAACATGTTTCATTTACAAATAAAACAATGGATACTGTCAGCTGATAGATGGACCTATTATTGATAATCAGGCTGCAAGAATTGCATTATAATATTGGCATTAGCGTTATTGGCTGAAATGTATAAACATATAAACGCCACATCGACAAATGTTGGTtacatttttcatgagctgaaataaaagatcccaaacATGTTCCATAatgtacaaaaagcttatttctttaaaattttgcgcaccaatttgtttacatccctgaaAGTGAGcctttctcatttgccaagataatccatccacctgacaggtgtggcatatcaagaagctgattaaacagcatgatcattaaacaggtgcaccttgtgctgggggcagtAAAAGGCCACTATTtttttttgtcacacaacacaatgtcacagatgtctcaagttgagggagcatgcaattggcatgctgactgtaggaatgtccaacagagctgttgccagagaattagatgttcatttctctaccataagacgccgccatcattttagagaatttggcagtacatccaaccggcctcacaactgcagaccacgtgtaaccacgccacttacacatccagcttcttcacctgtagGATTGTCTGATGGGAGGGGatgggtgctgaggagtatttctgtctgtaattatAGGGGGCTACTACTACCATATTTACAATTTTTGTTGCTAAAGGCTAATCAAATGTAATTTGTAATATACAAGTCTAATCAAGAAATGTAGGCTATGAAAGCAAAGAGAAATCACGGATATTGATCAAATCCATAATCAGTAAGTGCAATCGAAGGTATTTTCTTTAATTATGTAGGctacatcccactgggcacagacgtcagttcaacatctagtttgatttatatttggttgagttgtcaactaaagtgaattcaacaacaacaacaaattcaccatgtcattggatttaggttaaaagttgggcgAAAACACCCCGATATAcccttatgttgatgacttttggAAAACCCAATCAGTATTCCactcaaccagtttttgcccagtgggatgttTCTTTGGCCAAACATGTTATTGCATGTTGTTCATTGAAAGGATCCTGTGTTGACACAATTAGGTGGCCTATCCCATATCTCTCAAGTCTCCACTTTTtaaacctttgtttaactaggcaagtcagttaataacacattcttatttacaatgacagcctgggaacagtgggttaactaccttgttcaggggcagaacgacatatttttaccttgtcagctcagggattcgatttaGCAACCTTTTGATTACTTGCCAAactctcttaaccactaggctacctgccgccccacttatAGGGCCAATCCtctgttgaaacaataacaaagcgtcaaccctgcctctgttttggtaaaaagccaagGGTTGAGCCTGGAGAAATTTAAAcattcaaattcatagacagacgACTGACCATACGTTACATCAAAGGTGTTGTTTTAACCATTAATACCATGTTTTAactatgttttgaggctatacagtgttgaggcaatacatttacaatgtttacgaTCATTGTAGTAAAAccagcttatattttgggttcagATGGGGTGTCACAGTTGAACTGAGCTCATGAGGcattaagttatattcttcaagaatgtGTATATATAATTCATTTatgagtccaaaaatggatgcagTAACTGCAGTTTGCCCCTCGTTctacccctgagcaaggcagttaacccagcgTTCCTGGGCGAcgatgacgtggatgtcgattaaggcagctccccgcacctctctgattcagaggttgggctaaatgcggaagacacatttcagttgaatgcattcagttgtacaactgactaggcatccccctttcccttcaaGTCATACGAAGACAGTGGCCTATTTCAATCGGAATAGAGAGTAGCATGCTTATGGAAATCACCATGTCTTCTACCACAGTCTTTAGTGGAGAAGAATTTCAACAGACATCCACTGTAACAAACTGGTGCATTGAACTGTATTTGGCACCTGAAaatggaacaatagattgattGTATAAGAAGATAattacaggcctacagtatatattaaTACCAAATAATCAACACTTGTCTACTTTTGTCTACTATATATTTCATAACTGAATATGAGGTACTCTTACTGTCACAACAAAGGACATACTGTAAGCCATGTCTATTGAACAGAAGTTATTAGGCTAATCTGGCAATGTTTCAAGTCTTCTGGGACAATCTAAAGACCATGGAGCTTTAAATTCAGCCCATACCCCTGACTCATGTGCATGATTTCCTGTGACTGTGTGCTTCGAAAAGGTCCCGCTGACATGACCAATGCCTGGTggtgttatattgatgttataTGCCTCCCACGGTGTAGTATTACCCACATATCCTATTAGGAATAACATTATATTAACAAATTCAGTGCATGGTATAAATCTAACTCACCCACCTAACAGCTTTTAGCATATGAATATAAAATATCTGATTAGGTTGAATGATACAACCCATCCTACACAGATTCCCTCCCTAAATATGACATGctgtgcagtggtgtagtggttccTGGAGAAGTAGATATACTCTAACTGTGGAAAAAAATAAAATCCAAATGGCCCACCCGGCAACGGAAAGGCGCCCTGTGTGAAAACTTCTATGAGAAACAGTGACATatactctgaatgacctaaaatgataaaaaaaataaaaaataattggaGGTTCTAAGTTACAtttgtcaaactcattccatgtaGGGCtgagtgtctgtgggttttcgctccacccttgcacttgattgatgaattaaggtcactaattataATAGTAAGGAActtccctcacctggttgtctaggtcttaattgaaagggaaaaaactaaaacctgcagacacttggccctccTTGGAATAAGTTTGAACCTCCTCTTCTAAGTCCAcgacaacaatgcttaaaccacatcaggagtcCACCGTTGAGGTCTGAGAAAAATCAAAGAAATTTTTTTCGATTGTAGTTACCCTTTTATTCAAGTGTGCAAGCAcatagcactgttgtttggttagcagtgctTCTATAGCACATGAGATGGAGTTttcaaaacaaatggccactgggaTTGATGCAAATACTCATGATATCATTCAGTCAGGTAGGCTACTTTGTAGCTGGTTAACATTTaattaattgagaaggttttgggaaagcctttccatatACCAGAAGGCGGTTAGTCCCATCAATTGGTAGCATTTACTTTATAAAGACTTCCTCATACGCAtactcctgttctattggttttctttAAACTTTATTTCATTGTCTTGCCACCAAAGgcataatcctagtcatattagcaacccatgatgTTGCATCTATAGATCTC from the Oncorhynchus keta strain PuntledgeMale-10-30-2019 chromosome 33, Oket_V2, whole genome shotgun sequence genome contains:
- the LOC118365901 gene encoding amphoterin-induced protein 2-like; this translates as MCPVVPQPLCVSIDGHLHGFRVTLAFLLSMCLSRMTFTAACPPPCLCASDIVSCSGLNLSTIPPNLPGYVTRLDLSHNVLSALLLDWPDQCLDRLTTLVLSQNAITHLAPDTFAPTPHLRHLDLSSNGLSRLNASAFHGLGELEVLLLFGNRISQTMAGAFQGLSSLERLYLGGNRLTAFPLELYQRDGALPCLRFLDLSMNMVRQVPVQSLLSLATWQQGGIYLQGNPLVCDCALRAMLEYWERRQYRPLLDFREDYPCSLGQEEWLNCSASPQGGFHGTVEVSYQAEPGDWLMVPCPGVSLPLREGLMVFWVTPGDGSPALGVTDGQSSRLTVLTNGTLEIRGALREDSGTYSCVAVRGRHRSSNETLEITVSVGNPSGLGKSGEERSSGREHFNTAFTTLASCVVSIVLVLLYLYLTPCRCHGGKAGGVGGCGGRAMLLCADPREAELADRRVTGGKRVAFLETGDEHPHKCSAKHPVMDAAAIEGILKNGSRALEQVLEEHVA